The DNA window ACCTCCGACGTGGGACGCCCCAAGGTCCTGTCGGGCAAGGAAAAGATCCAGGCCCTCAATCCGGACGTGAATGTCTTGATGTACGAGGAGCGCCTGAATGCGGGGAACGCGCTGAAGATTTTCGGCGAGTACGACGTCATCATCGACGGCGTCGACAATTTCCCGACCAAGTTTCTGATCAACGACGCCTGTTACTTCGCCGGCAAGCCGCTGATTCACGGCGGTATCCTCCGGTTCGATGGGCGGGTCACGACGATCATTCCGAAGAAGTCCGCCTGCTATCGATGCGTCTTCAAGAAACCGCCGCCCGAGGGCTTGGTCGCCTCCTGTCAGGAAGCCGGGGTCATCGGCGTGCTGGCCGGCATTGTCGGCACGATCCAGGCCACCGAAGCGCTCAAGCTGATTCTGGGACTGGGCCGTCCGCTGACGGATCGACTGCTCGACTTCGACGCCAGACGAACCCAATTTCGCGAGATCCGCATCAAACGGAACCCGGATTGCCCGCTCTGCGGCGAGCATCCCACGATCACCGAATTGTTCGAGGACGGCAATGTCGGACCGTCCTGTGCGTTGCCGGG is part of the Nitrospiraceae bacterium genome and encodes:
- the moeB gene encoding molybdopterin-synthase adenylyltransferase MoeB — translated: MEFTESQITRYSRHILLPEVGGKGQKKIAKGKVLLVGAGGLGSPAALYLAAAGLGTIGLIDSDVVDLTNLQRQVLHHTSDVGRPKVLSGKEKIQALNPDVNVLMYEERLNAGNALKIFGEYDVIIDGVDNFPTKFLINDACYFAGKPLIHGGILRFDGRVTTIIPKKSACYRCVFKKPPPEGLVASCQEAGVIGVLAGIVGTIQATEALKLILGLGRPLTDRLLDFDARRTQFREIRIKRNPDCPLCGEHPTITELFEDGNVGPSCALPGQQ